One Natrinema longum genomic window carries:
- the hpt gene encoding hypoxanthine/guanine phosphoribosyltransferase, producing the protein MDQLKQSLLEAPIIEKNGYHYFVHPISDGVPKLDPTLLREIVIRIIRKAELEEVDRIVTPAAMGIHISTAVSLMTDIPLTVIRKRQYGLDDEVAIAQKTGYSENQMYINDVREGERVLVLDDVLSTGGTLAAVLDALGEIGAEVVDTVAVIKKVGGENKVDDAGYDVKTLINVDVVDGEVVIIDEEGDQ; encoded by the coding sequence ATGGATCAACTAAAGCAGTCTCTCCTCGAGGCTCCGATCATCGAGAAGAACGGATACCATTACTTCGTTCACCCCATCAGCGACGGCGTCCCGAAGCTGGATCCGACCCTGTTGCGCGAGATCGTCATCCGAATCATCCGCAAGGCGGAACTCGAGGAAGTCGACCGGATCGTCACCCCCGCAGCGATGGGGATTCACATCTCGACTGCCGTCTCGCTGATGACCGACATTCCGCTGACCGTCATCCGCAAGCGCCAGTACGGCCTCGACGACGAGGTCGCGATCGCCCAGAAGACGGGCTACTCGGAGAACCAGATGTACATCAACGACGTCCGCGAGGGCGAGCGCGTGCTCGTGCTCGACGACGTCCTCTCGACGGGTGGCACGCTCGCGGCGGTCCTCGACGCGCTCGGCGAGATCGGTGCCGAAGTCGTCGATACGGTCGCAGTCATCAAGAAGGTCGGCGGCGAAAACAAGGTCGACGACGCCGGCTACGACGTCAAGACGCTGATCAACGTCGACGTCGTCGACGGCGAGGTCGTCATCATCGACGAGGAAGGCGACCAGTAA
- a CDS encoding ABC transporter substrate-binding protein, translating into MAGNSVGLGGRGYRRRSVLRGVGAAGIGGLAGCIRSNDGTKAEGDAEKLIKAGFAETGVEPPFRTTIAITEDDEREQFAQLFKATLDGTGFFDVSIDSQEFRSHVDLMRNAAARDVNAMFVASWTGGWDPDSYVNMLFHSDNHTPNGFNVGHYANEAVDDGIDAGLVETDPDERIAIYRRLQETLVADSPISFVRFSESTHVWDADTVSGWQTYPLEPGAYYAVYAPWAGTYTELDDGSEFVGDLGSDIATTDPVSMTDTVSSHATALVYEGLVAVDFDGESQPLLATDWERLDGTTVRMHLREGVQFHNGEELTAAHVAGSFERYEGTLRETDVYDWYEGSEIVDDHTIDIECWREYGPLETALFNVPIVPMAAIDGEHDLESEPVGTGPYRFGDYDSGSHWRLERFDDHWFEGDDTVPSTAPVETVTLEIITETASRQAALEAGNIDFSYGLPSANVSEFESDGAYGVGRHIGGGFDMVIYPCYRAPFTSAKVRRGCNMLLPRTETLETVYDGVGQLAYTPISPLLEAYSDETFQETIADEYVRQN; encoded by the coding sequence ATGGCAGGGAATAGTGTCGGACTGGGGGGACGAGGGTACCGTCGGCGTTCGGTTTTGCGGGGAGTCGGCGCGGCCGGGATCGGTGGACTGGCCGGCTGTATCCGTTCCAACGACGGGACCAAAGCGGAGGGGGACGCCGAGAAGTTGATCAAAGCGGGGTTCGCGGAGACGGGGGTCGAACCGCCGTTCCGGACGACGATCGCCATCACCGAGGACGACGAGCGAGAGCAGTTCGCACAACTGTTCAAGGCGACACTCGATGGAACGGGCTTTTTCGACGTCTCGATCGACAGTCAGGAGTTCCGATCGCACGTCGATCTGATGCGGAACGCGGCCGCCAGGGACGTAAACGCCATGTTCGTCGCGAGTTGGACTGGCGGGTGGGACCCGGACAGCTACGTCAATATGCTGTTTCACTCGGACAACCATACCCCCAACGGGTTCAACGTCGGCCACTACGCAAACGAGGCCGTCGACGACGGCATCGACGCGGGCCTCGTGGAAACGGACCCCGACGAACGGATCGCCATCTACCGGCGACTACAGGAAACCCTGGTTGCTGACTCGCCGATATCGTTCGTTCGGTTTAGCGAATCCACCCACGTCTGGGACGCCGACACCGTCAGCGGCTGGCAGACGTATCCCCTCGAGCCGGGCGCGTACTACGCCGTGTACGCCCCCTGGGCCGGGACCTACACGGAACTCGACGACGGCAGCGAGTTCGTCGGTGATCTCGGGAGCGACATCGCGACGACCGATCCGGTCTCGATGACCGACACCGTGTCCAGTCACGCGACGGCACTGGTCTACGAGGGACTCGTCGCCGTCGATTTCGACGGCGAGAGCCAGCCGTTGTTGGCCACCGACTGGGAACGACTCGACGGGACGACCGTTCGGATGCACCTCAGGGAGGGCGTCCAGTTTCACAACGGCGAGGAACTCACCGCAGCACACGTCGCGGGCTCGTTCGAACGCTACGAGGGCACGCTCCGGGAAACGGACGTCTACGACTGGTACGAGGGAAGCGAGATCGTCGACGATCACACCATCGACATCGAGTGCTGGCGGGAGTATGGGCCCCTCGAGACGGCGCTTTTCAACGTCCCGATCGTCCCGATGGCGGCGATCGACGGCGAGCACGACCTCGAGTCGGAGCCGGTCGGAACCGGCCCCTACCGATTTGGCGACTACGACAGCGGCAGCCACTGGCGACTGGAACGGTTCGACGATCACTGGTTCGAGGGAGACGACACGGTTCCGTCGACGGCACCGGTCGAAACCGTCACGCTCGAGATCATCACGGAGACGGCGTCCAGACAGGCCGCACTCGAGGCCGGCAACATCGACTTCAGTTACGGTCTCCCGTCGGCAAACGTATCCGAGTTCGAAAGCGACGGCGCGTACGGCGTCGGTCGCCACATCGGCGGCGGGTTCGATATGGTGATCTATCCCTGTTACCGAGCGCCGTTTACGAGCGCGAAGGTTCGCCGGGGCTGTAACATGTTGCTCCCGCGTACGGAAACGCTCGAGACCGTCTACGACGGGGTCGGTCAGCTGGCTTATACGCCGATCTCGCCGCTGCTCGAAGCGTACAGCGACGAGACGTTCCAGGAGACGATCGCCGACGAATACGTCCGTCAGAACTAA
- a CDS encoding ABC transporter permease — MSLGRYVCKRLLVTVPVLVGVTALTFSFVHVLPGDAVDAIVGYRDVAPGTEASIRAEYRLDRPVWKQYLLWLWDALSLEFGRSPITGRRVAATIGRRLPATLALGGAAWLLALAIGVPAGIVAAVRQGEPADELSRLAALAGIATPNFWLGLVLLLVFSVRLGWFRVIPPDAPLVSLAMAKFMILPTLTLGTASAAFVTRLLRSSMRRELDAAYVRAARAKGLRERTVILKHVLRNALLPVVTVTGIQLAFLIDGAVVVEQIFSWPGMGRLLVRSILQRDYPVIQAGVLLIGVTIVLANLLVDIVYAVLDPRIRY; from the coding sequence ATGTCGCTCGGCAGATACGTCTGCAAACGGCTGTTGGTCACCGTTCCGGTCCTCGTGGGCGTTACGGCGCTGACGTTCTCGTTCGTCCACGTCCTGCCGGGCGATGCGGTCGACGCGATCGTCGGGTACCGAGACGTCGCACCCGGGACCGAAGCGTCGATTCGAGCCGAGTATCGCCTCGACCGACCGGTTTGGAAGCAGTACCTGCTGTGGCTGTGGGACGCCCTCAGCCTCGAGTTCGGGCGGTCTCCGATCACCGGCCGACGCGTCGCGGCGACGATCGGCCGGCGACTTCCCGCGACGCTCGCGCTCGGCGGGGCTGCGTGGCTGCTCGCGCTCGCCATCGGCGTTCCGGCCGGTATCGTCGCCGCGGTCAGACAGGGCGAGCCGGCCGACGAACTGAGTCGGCTCGCTGCACTCGCGGGCATCGCGACGCCGAACTTCTGGCTCGGACTCGTCTTGTTGCTGGTCTTTAGCGTCCGGTTGGGCTGGTTCCGGGTTATTCCTCCCGACGCGCCGCTCGTGAGTCTCGCGATGGCGAAATTCATGATTTTACCGACGCTCACGCTCGGAACGGCCTCGGCCGCGTTCGTCACGCGATTGCTTCGATCGTCGATGCGACGGGAACTCGACGCGGCGTACGTTCGAGCCGCACGCGCGAAGGGATTACGTGAGCGAACCGTGATCCTGAAACACGTGCTGCGAAACGCTTTGTTGCCGGTCGTGACGGTCACTGGGATCCAGTTGGCGTTCCTGATCGACGGTGCGGTCGTCGTCGAACAGATCTTTTCCTGGCCCGGCATGGGACGGCTGCTGGTCCGATCGATCCTGCAGCGAGACTATCCGGTCATCCAGGCCGGGGTCTTGCTCATCGGCGTCACGATCGTCCTCGCGAACCTCCTCGTCGACATCGTCTACGCGGTACTCGATCCACGCATCCGATACTGA
- a CDS encoding ABC transporter permease gives MSDRQSTTERGQIRIVGFDDAASRSATATAATSETDSTEPGRGRLENAWVRFRQNRAAMGGLVVLGVMAALAIFGRPIEVSTAEYTLTLQPFALAPHDPHEPFVGPANAPPSWSHPFGTDWAGRDQFARVLVGGRYTLGIGLVAVAVALCIGIPLGAIAGYFGGWVDEVIMRLVDVLYAFPFLVLAIAIVPILEPVPILDGGIWTVVIALGITGWLSYARLLRGEILSVREREYVTAARALGVPDRRIIHRHVVPNAIAPVVVQATLNVGTVVLTAAALGFLGLGLEPGSAEWGAMLSRGRDTLVQGYWHVTVFPGAAIFLFVLAINLVGDGINDALDPGRDGSDDRRRMR, from the coding sequence ATGAGTGACCGACAATCCACCACCGAACGCGGCCAGATCCGTATCGTCGGCTTCGACGATGCGGCGTCGCGTTCGGCGACGGCGACGGCAGCGACGAGCGAGACAGACTCGACGGAACCGGGACGCGGTCGCCTCGAGAACGCATGGGTTCGGTTCCGGCAGAATCGTGCGGCGATGGGTGGGCTGGTCGTGCTCGGCGTGATGGCAGCGCTTGCGATCTTCGGCCGGCCGATCGAGGTGTCGACGGCGGAGTACACGCTCACGCTCCAGCCGTTCGCGCTGGCTCCCCACGACCCCCACGAACCGTTCGTCGGGCCGGCGAACGCGCCCCCCTCCTGGTCGCATCCGTTCGGAACCGACTGGGCGGGACGCGATCAGTTCGCCCGCGTACTCGTCGGCGGCCGCTACACCCTCGGCATCGGCCTCGTCGCCGTCGCGGTGGCGCTGTGTATCGGGATCCCCCTGGGTGCGATCGCGGGCTATTTCGGCGGCTGGGTCGACGAAGTCATCATGCGACTCGTCGACGTGCTGTACGCCTTCCCGTTTCTGGTCCTGGCGATCGCGATCGTCCCGATCCTCGAGCCGGTGCCGATCCTCGACGGGGGTATCTGGACGGTGGTGATCGCACTCGGGATCACCGGCTGGCTCAGCTACGCTCGACTGTTACGCGGCGAAATCCTCTCCGTGCGGGAACGCGAGTACGTCACGGCTGCCAGAGCGCTCGGCGTCCCGGATCGGCGGATCATTCACAGACACGTCGTGCCGAACGCGATCGCGCCGGTCGTCGTGCAGGCGACGCTCAACGTCGGCACGGTCGTCCTCACGGCAGCGGCGCTTGGCTTTCTCGGCCTCGGTCTCGAGCCCGGGAGCGCGGAGTGGGGTGCGATGCTCTCGCGAGGTCGTGACACGCTCGTGCAGGGGTACTGGCACGTTACCGTCTTCCCGGGTGCGGCGATCTTCCTGTTCGTGCTGGCGATCAACCTCGTCGGGGACGGGATCAACGACGCGCTCGATCCGGGTCGAGACGGCAGCGACGACCGGAGGCGGATGCGCTGA
- a CDS encoding ABC transporter ATP-binding protein, producing the protein MALLEVEDLVVQFYTDDGVVRAVDGISYEIRAGETVGLVGESGAGKSVASLALLRLIQAPGEIVSGEIRFQGRDVRECSAEELRAIRGNEIAMVFQDAEAALDPVYTVGEQIAEAVRAHDDVTDTQARERAIDLLERVGIPNPATRYADYPHEFSGGMQQRVVIAMALSCDPALLVCDEPTTGLDVTVQAGILELLDDLARESETAIQLVTHDLGIVAELCDRVVVQYAGEIVERAPVEALYYDPKHPYTVGLLASIPRLGDDSERLTTVPGTTPSLVDPPTGCRFHPRCPYAETACARRAPPLVETDSGTPAADAGPETHLAACLEYTGDLEEGLDYDVQVRDEGGGIDPDPERRGESG; encoded by the coding sequence ATGGCGCTGCTCGAGGTCGAGGATCTCGTCGTCCAGTTTTACACCGATGACGGCGTGGTTCGGGCGGTCGACGGGATCAGCTACGAGATCCGGGCGGGCGAGACGGTCGGGCTGGTCGGCGAGAGCGGGGCCGGCAAGAGCGTCGCCAGCCTCGCGTTGCTTCGCCTGATCCAGGCACCCGGCGAGATCGTGAGCGGCGAGATCCGATTTCAGGGACGGGACGTCCGGGAGTGCTCGGCCGAGGAGCTCAGAGCGATTCGGGGCAACGAGATCGCGATGGTTTTCCAGGACGCCGAGGCGGCGCTCGACCCGGTCTACACGGTCGGCGAACAGATCGCCGAAGCGGTTCGTGCCCACGACGACGTTACCGACACCCAGGCCCGCGAGCGGGCGATCGATCTTCTCGAGCGGGTCGGCATCCCGAACCCGGCGACGCGGTACGCGGACTACCCCCACGAGTTCTCGGGGGGAATGCAACAGCGAGTCGTCATCGCGATGGCGCTGTCCTGCGATCCCGCCTTGCTCGTCTGTGACGAGCCGACCACCGGGCTCGACGTCACCGTCCAGGCCGGCATCCTCGAGTTGCTCGACGACCTCGCCCGGGAGTCCGAGACGGCGATCCAGCTGGTCACCCACGACCTGGGGATCGTCGCCGAGTTATGTGACCGGGTGGTCGTCCAGTACGCCGGCGAAATCGTCGAGCGCGCACCGGTCGAAGCGCTGTACTACGATCCGAAACACCCCTACACCGTCGGGTTGCTGGCCTCGATCCCCCGACTGGGCGACGACAGCGAGCGTCTCACGACGGTGCCCGGAACGACGCCATCCCTCGTCGATCCGCCGACCGGCTGCCGGTTCCACCCGCGCTGTCCCTACGCCGAGACGGCGTGTGCCAGACGCGCGCCGCCGCTCGTCGAGACCGACTCGGGAACGCCAGCCGCCGACGCCGGTCCCGAGACGCACCTCGCCGCCTGCCTCGAGTACACCGGCGACCTCGAGGAGGGGCTGGACTACGACGTTCAGGTCCGAGACGAGGGCGGCGGAATCGATCCCGACCCGGAACGGCGAGGTGAGTCGGGATGA
- a CDS encoding ABC transporter ATP-binding protein: MTATSDETLVRAEGLEKYYSSTDGILDRLLGRGETVRAVDGVDLEIREGETLGLVGESGCGKTTLGRALVGLLEPTDGTISYRGTELADRSRSERRALRTEIQYLFQNPMASLNPQLTVDEIVGEALAVHDIVPSGERDARVRELLETVGLQADHATRYPREFSGGQRQRIAIARALAVEPEFVVCDEPVSALDVSVQARILNLLSDLQAEFGLSYLFIAHDLSVVEHIADRVAVMYLGEIVETGTTPEVFDDPSHPYTEALLSAIPEPDPCWEGDRIVLEGSVPSPTDPPSGCRFHTRCPQLVPPAAYDIDGETVRSIMALRTRLAEANADAGLDALYSRADGPEDRSAALRDATGIPRRLSDPNAEAAFTNALEPAMDGDLEAARRRLAEAFETPCETTEPELAAGAAQHPIACHRFDERFEGDDRGGGDGPTREGRR; the protein is encoded by the coding sequence ATGACGGCGACGAGCGACGAGACACTCGTCCGAGCCGAGGGGCTCGAGAAATACTATTCGTCGACCGACGGGATCCTCGATCGGCTGCTCGGCCGCGGCGAGACGGTCCGGGCGGTCGACGGCGTCGACCTCGAGATCCGCGAGGGGGAGACGCTCGGGCTCGTCGGCGAGAGCGGCTGCGGGAAGACGACGCTTGGCCGAGCGCTCGTCGGACTGCTCGAGCCAACTGACGGGACGATCTCCTATCGCGGGACCGAACTCGCCGACCGCTCCCGGTCGGAACGCCGGGCGTTGCGGACCGAGATTCAATATCTCTTCCAGAACCCGATGGCGAGCCTGAACCCACAACTGACGGTCGACGAGATCGTCGGCGAGGCGCTCGCAGTTCACGACATCGTTCCTTCAGGGGAACGTGACGCGCGCGTGCGCGAGTTGCTCGAGACGGTCGGGTTGCAGGCCGACCACGCGACTCGGTACCCACGCGAGTTCTCGGGGGGCCAGCGCCAGCGGATCGCCATCGCGCGTGCACTCGCCGTCGAACCCGAATTCGTCGTCTGTGACGAACCGGTTTCGGCACTCGACGTCTCGGTGCAAGCGCGGATCCTCAACCTGCTTTCCGACCTGCAAGCGGAGTTCGGACTCTCCTATCTGTTTATCGCCCACGATCTCTCCGTCGTCGAACACATCGCCGACCGGGTCGCCGTCATGTATCTCGGCGAGATCGTCGAAACCGGGACGACCCCCGAGGTCTTCGACGATCCGTCACATCCCTATACCGAGGCGCTGTTGTCGGCGATTCCCGAACCCGATCCCTGCTGGGAGGGCGACCGGATCGTCCTCGAGGGGTCGGTGCCATCGCCGACGGATCCCCCCTCCGGGTGTCGGTTCCACACGCGCTGTCCGCAGCTCGTCCCGCCGGCGGCGTACGATATCGATGGTGAGACCGTCCGTTCGATCATGGCGCTTCGAACCCGACTCGCCGAGGCGAATGCGGACGCGGGCCTCGACGCACTGTACTCGAGAGCCGACGGCCCCGAGGACCGATCGGCAGCGCTCCGGGACGCGACCGGGATTCCCCGGCGGCTCTCCGACCCGAACGCGGAGGCCGCCTTCACGAACGCCCTCGAGCCCGCGATGGACGGCGATCTCGAGGCCGCACGACGGCGTCTCGCCGAAGCGTTCGAGACGCCCTGCGAAACGACCGAGCCGGAACTGGCCGCGGGGGCAGCCCAGCACCCGATCGCCTGCCATCGGTTCGACGAGCGATTCGAGGGCGACGACCGGGGCGGGGGAGACGGCCCCACTCGAGAGGGACGACGATGA
- a CDS encoding alpha/beta fold hydrolase gives MADNTLASDAWWSEYREIVNADPELKRHGRDAFDDDFLVGIGDEHFLLEMQGGEIQDVRTPGLDDAWSFGVVGPQEAWEEFVSEVPAAHHNEVFASFYRTAVKGEEGYFDLIGNHKKIFQNFRAFQRTLDLMRTAHNGGEPRTEGTNRPQEATNEPITGQYVTVDLDGVDHRIYYEAAGPEDGIPLLCQHTAGCNNQQWRHVLNDPEITEHFRVVAYDLPRHGKSVPPSSESWWADQYDLTAERFTDTIVSIADALELEDPVFVGSSMGGTITLELADWYPERFRALIGLEAGLFTPGFYIQWLDHPHVNANDVNSHATWGLMAPHGPEWARRETLYLYEQGANGVLKGDLHYYSMDHDYRDSADDIDATQVRMYLMNGEYDYLTNPDDAREAAAAIGDGATAHEMTATGHFPMSERPELFRAYIKPVLDDIRGVRDEPVPEVFAPEDFGVEANK, from the coding sequence ATGGCAGACAACACGCTGGCCAGCGACGCGTGGTGGAGCGAGTATCGAGAGATCGTCAACGCGGATCCGGAACTGAAACGACACGGCAGGGACGCGTTCGACGACGACTTCCTCGTCGGGATCGGTGACGAGCACTTCCTGCTCGAGATGCAGGGCGGCGAGATACAGGACGTTCGGACGCCGGGGCTGGACGACGCGTGGTCGTTCGGCGTCGTCGGACCGCAGGAGGCCTGGGAGGAGTTCGTCAGCGAGGTGCCGGCGGCTCACCACAACGAGGTATTCGCCTCCTTCTACCGGACCGCGGTCAAAGGCGAAGAGGGCTACTTCGACCTGATCGGCAACCACAAGAAGATCTTCCAGAACTTCCGGGCGTTCCAGCGGACACTCGACCTGATGCGGACCGCACACAACGGCGGCGAACCGCGTACTGAGGGCACCAATCGGCCACAGGAGGCGACAAACGAGCCCATCACGGGCCAGTACGTCACCGTCGACCTCGACGGCGTCGACCACCGCATCTACTACGAGGCGGCCGGCCCCGAAGACGGCATCCCGCTGCTCTGTCAGCACACGGCGGGCTGTAACAACCAGCAGTGGCGGCACGTGCTGAACGACCCCGAAATAACGGAGCACTTCCGGGTGGTCGCCTACGACCTGCCCCGCCACGGGAAATCGGTGCCGCCGTCGAGCGAATCCTGGTGGGCCGACCAGTACGACCTCACCGCCGAGCGGTTTACCGACACCATCGTCTCGATCGCCGACGCGCTCGAACTCGAGGACCCCGTGTTCGTCGGCTCGAGCATGGGCGGGACGATCACGCTCGAACTGGCCGACTGGTACCCCGAGCGGTTCCGGGCGCTGATCGGTCTCGAGGCGGGGCTGTTCACGCCCGGCTTCTACATCCAGTGGCTCGATCACCCACACGTCAACGCGAACGACGTCAACTCCCACGCGACGTGGGGGCTGATGGCCCCCCACGGACCGGAGTGGGCACGCCGCGAAACGCTGTACCTGTACGAACAGGGTGCCAACGGCGTCCTCAAGGGAGACCTCCACTACTACTCGATGGACCACGACTATCGCGACTCCGCCGACGACATCGACGCCACGCAGGTCCGGATGTACCTCATGAACGGCGAGTACGACTACCTGACCAACCCCGACGACGCCCGCGAGGCCGCCGCGGCCATCGGCGACGGCGCGACCGCCCACGAGATGACGGCGACGGGTCACTTCCCGATGAGCGAGCGTCCGGAGCTGTTCCGGGCCTACATCAAGCCCGTCCTCGACGACATCCGCGGCGTCCGAGACGAACCGGTTCCCGAGGTCTTCGCGCCCGAGGACTTCGGCGTTGAAGCGAACAAGTAA
- a CDS encoding acetoacetate decarboxylase family protein: MSDHQFDPETYTGMPDGTAVSPPQLIKNARMLIVGYEADPDVLEAALPPGLEPHPNTLVQLNMYQVPSADRTSHLDPYTLTYLTVEVADQDSRAISTAQGEVPVPGRFWVGYWSDSAQMQRYTRENGGIPALDGSCSWDEDGDELVSTLSVDGEPVIEAEASVGDDQIDTLTGHLHYYAHRQFPDPAGGRAQVSELLEFPIPFVSELYEAEVDRVDFEFPEGSRFQEFAPVEPLSTPSILHGTVTFTYPQGRRLRDYLAADS; encoded by the coding sequence ATGAGTGACCATCAATTCGATCCCGAGACGTACACCGGAATGCCGGACGGAACGGCCGTCTCGCCGCCACAGCTGATCAAGAACGCTCGAATGCTCATCGTCGGCTACGAGGCCGACCCCGACGTCCTCGAGGCCGCGCTGCCGCCCGGACTCGAGCCCCACCCGAACACGCTCGTCCAGTTGAACATGTATCAGGTGCCGTCGGCCGACCGGACGAGTCACCTCGATCCGTACACGCTCACCTACCTGACGGTAGAAGTCGCCGATCAGGACAGCCGCGCGATCAGTACTGCACAGGGTGAGGTTCCCGTCCCCGGCCGGTTCTGGGTCGGCTACTGGAGTGACTCGGCGCAGATGCAGCGCTACACCCGCGAGAACGGCGGTATTCCAGCTCTCGACGGGTCGTGTTCCTGGGACGAGGACGGCGACGAACTCGTCTCGACGCTCTCGGTCGACGGCGAGCCCGTCATCGAGGCCGAAGCGAGCGTCGGTGACGACCAGATCGACACGCTCACCGGCCACCTCCACTACTACGCACACCGGCAGTTCCCGGACCCGGCGGGCGGCCGGGCACAGGTCAGCGAACTGCTCGAGTTCCCGATCCCCTTCGTCAGCGAGCTATACGAGGCCGAGGTCGACCGCGTCGACTTCGAGTTCCCCGAGGGATCGCGATTTCAGGAGTTCGCACCCGTCGAGCCGCTCTCGACGCCGTCGATCCTGCACGGAACGGTGACGTTCACCTATCCACAGGGACGACGGCTGCGTGACTATCTCGCTGCGGACTCGTAG
- a CDS encoding GtrA family protein, with the protein MSDSLSEAVRTRARALLSTTRFGQFAGVGTVGATVDNVVLVVLVEATVLGPVVAKVLSWELGIAIIFAINERWTFAEYGTGGVRSLGRRFLRSNLVRFGGFLVTLGVLAVLVRRFDIWYVAANVIGIGVGFFVNYTCESLYTWQVHQE; encoded by the coding sequence ATGAGTGATTCCCTGTCAGAGGCGGTCCGGACGCGAGCACGCGCGTTGCTCTCGACGACGCGGTTTGGCCAGTTCGCCGGCGTCGGGACGGTCGGAGCGACCGTCGACAACGTGGTGCTCGTGGTGCTGGTCGAAGCGACGGTCCTCGGGCCGGTCGTCGCCAAGGTACTCTCCTGGGAACTCGGAATCGCGATCATTTTCGCGATCAACGAACGCTGGACGTTCGCGGAGTACGGGACGGGTGGTGTCCGGTCGTTGGGCCGCCGATTCCTGCGGTCGAACCTGGTCCGATTCGGCGGGTTTCTGGTAACGCTTGGGGTGCTCGCCGTGCTCGTCAGACGGTTCGACATCTGGTACGTGGCCGCGAACGTGATCGGGATCGGCGTCGGCTTCTTCGTCAACTACACCTGTGAGAGTCTCTACACCTGGCAGGTCCACCAGGAGTAG
- a CDS encoding HAH_0734 family protein has translation MKQLIIHGDPGIRNGAIIRYEADEGEAEVVCFGINRNGDYHGPDRVQLWCTVGREDEYEDYEKRNFTPHFLDVDRVDAADVEVVRAKSDLAI, from the coding sequence ATGAAGCAGCTCATCATCCACGGCGATCCCGGGATTCGCAACGGGGCCATCATCCGATACGAGGCCGACGAGGGGGAGGCGGAGGTGGTCTGTTTCGGGATCAACAGAAACGGCGACTATCACGGTCCGGATCGGGTCCAGCTGTGGTGTACCGTCGGTCGCGAGGACGAGTACGAGGACTACGAGAAGCGAAACTTCACGCCCCACTTCCTCGACGTCGACCGCGTCGACGCCGCGGACGTCGAGGTCGTCCGGGCGAAGAGCGATCTCGCGATCTAG
- a CDS encoding 50S ribosomal protein L44e: MQMPRRFNTYCPHCNEHHEHEVEKSRTGRSSGMKWDARRTRRNSSTIGNSGRFSKVPGGEKPTKKTDLKYRCSECGKAHLREGWRAGRLEFQE; the protein is encoded by the coding sequence ATGCAGATGCCACGCCGATTCAATACGTACTGTCCGCACTGCAACGAACACCACGAACACGAAGTCGAGAAGTCCCGAACCGGCCGCTCGAGCGGCATGAAGTGGGACGCTCGCCGAACCCGACGCAACAGTTCGACCATCGGGAACTCCGGTCGCTTCTCGAAAGTGCCCGGCGGCGAGAAGCCGACCAAGAAGACCGACCTCAAGTACCGCTGCAGCGAATGCGGCAAGGCCCACCTCCGCGAGGGATGGCGCGCCGGCCGACTCGAGTTCCAGGAGTGA
- a CDS encoding 30S ribosomal protein S27e, giving the protein MAGNFYSVRCSDCENEQTVFGKASSEVACAVCGTTLVRPTGGKAEIEHEILETVESR; this is encoded by the coding sequence ATGGCAGGAAATTTCTACAGCGTTCGATGCAGTGACTGCGAGAACGAACAGACCGTCTTCGGCAAGGCCTCCTCGGAGGTCGCCTGCGCCGTCTGTGGGACGACGCTCGTTCGACCGACCGGCGGCAAAGCCGAGATCGAACACGAGATCCTCGAGACAGTCGAGTCACGATGA